The following coding sequences are from one Epinephelus moara isolate mb chromosome 7, YSFRI_EMoa_1.0, whole genome shotgun sequence window:
- the rpe gene encoding ribulose-phosphate 3-epimerase: MCSTWLIRAQASIRSHGTLKAFPMLASRLHADSSSSDSMAYSAKIGPSILSSDLSCLGSECVRMMECGADYLHLDVMDGHFVPNLTFGHPMVECLRKSVGQDPFFDMHMMVSRPEQWVKPMAAAGANQYTFHIESTTNPGNLIKEIRESGMKVGLAIKPGTTVEELAPWANQIDMALVMTVEPGFGGQKFMEDMMPKVSWLRSQFPSLDIEVDGGVGPDTIHKCAEAGANMIVSGSAVIGSDDPRSVIALLRTVVAEAIQKRSLDR; this comes from the exons ATGTGTAGCACCTGGCTCATAAGGGCACAAG CCTCTATCAGGTCACATGGGACATTAAAGGCTTTTCCGATG CTGGCTTCCAGGCTGCATGCGGACAGTAGCAGCAGTGACAGCATGGCTTACAGTGCAAAGATCGGCCCGTCCATCCTGAGCAGCGACCTGTCCTGTCTGGGCAGCGAGTGTGTGCGGATGATGGAGTGCGGAGCGGACTACCTGCACCTGGACGTCATGGACGG GCACTTTGTCCCCAACCTCACATTTGGACACCCCATGGTAGAGTGCCTGAGGAAGTCAGTAGGCCAGGACCCTTTCTTTG ACATGCACATGATGGTGTCTCGGCCGGAGCAGTGGGTGAAGCCCATGGCTGCAGCAGGTGCCAACCAGTACACATTCCACATAGAGTCCACCACCAACCCTGGAAACCTCATCAAGGAGATTAGAGAGAGCGGGATGAAG GTGGGTTTGGCCATTAAGCCTGGCACTACTGTTGAAGAGCTCGCTccctgggctaaccagattgaCATGGCGCTGGTTATGACTGTCGAACCTGGCTTTGGAGGGCAGAAGTTCATGGAGGACATGATGCCCAAG GTGAGCTGGTTGAGGAGTCAGTTCCCATCGTTAGACATCGAAGTCGACGGAGGAGTCGGCCCTGACACCATTCACAAATGTGCAGAG GCAGGAGCCAACATGATCGTGTCAGGCAGCGCTGTTATAGGCAGCGACGACCCCCGCTCCGTCATCGCTCTCCTGCGCACCGTGGTGGCCGAAGCAATCCAGAAACGCTCGCTGGACCGCTGA